The window ACTCATTCACACCTCAAACATTCCACGGATACCGCTGCAGGAGCAGCTCGCCGACCGGTTGGCTGAAATCAGCGGCCTCGAGCGGGCCTTTTTTACCAACTCTGGCGCTGAGGCAATGGAGTGTGCGGTCAAGCTCGCGCGCCTTTACCACTGGCGGCGGGGGCGTGCGAACACCGACATCCTGGTGGCCAAGGGTAGTTTTCACGGCCGCACGCTGGCCTGCATCAGCGCCACCGACAACCTGAAGAGCCAGGAGGGTTTTGGCCCCATTGTCGGCGGTTTTACCGCCGTCGAGTTCGGTGACCTGGCGGCGATCGAGCAGGCGTTTAAAGACAACCCCAACATCGGCGCCGTCATGCTGGAACCCATTCAGGGCGAAGGCGGCATCAATGTCCCACCTTTGGGTTTCCTCAAAGGCCTCCGCGACCTGTGCGACCGCTACGAGGCGCTGCTGGTGCTCGATGAGGTCCAGTCGGGCGTCTGCAAGACGGGACGTTGGTTTGCCTTCCAGCACGAAGACATGAAGCCCGATATCCTGACCTGCGCCAAGGCTTTAGGTAACGGCGTGCCGATCGGCGCCTGCCTGGCGAGTGAACACGTCGCGGCGGCTTTTCAGCCGGGGAACCACGGCTCGACCTTCGGTGGAAATCCGCTCGCCTGCCGCGCCGGCCTGACGGTACTGGATATCATGACACGGGACGACACCGCCGGACAGGCTGCCGCCAGCGGCGAGGAGTTCATGGCGATGCTGCGCGAACGTTTGGGTGGACATCCAGCGGTCCGTGAAATTCGCGGACGCGGCCTGATGGTCGGTGTCGAGCTTGTCGCCGACTGCGCAGAAATCAAGGCGATGGCGATGGAGTCAGGCGTGCTCCTGAACGTCACCCGCGGACGGGTAATCCGGCTGCTCCCTCCGCTTGTGATTAATCAGCAGGAGCTCGAAACGCTAGCGACCGTGGTGTCCGACTGTGTCGAGCACTGGCACACCGCGCGAGCCGCCTGAACTAAGCCGAGTCCTCCAACAACCCGACTCACCCACCGGCCCCAGCTTGCAAAACCAGCAAATTTTCATCGAGCGGGTCGGTGAGTCGTTCCGCGACTGTACCCAAATCAAGTCGACGCAGGTGTCGGAGCCGGGAGCCAACGAGGTACTGATCCGACATCATTTTGCCGGCGTCAATGCGATCTACGATCAGATGCTGTGCGCCGATCGAGTGGATCATCTAGAGGTCAAGCCGCCGATGGCGGCCGGCGTCGAGGCGATCGGGACGGTGGTCGCTGCCGGCGGCGATGTCAGCAAGGTCCAGGTCGGGGACGCGGTGGCCAGCATCGGCGGGGGGTACTGTCTCTATAAGTGTTGTGACCAGTCCCAGGTGATTGCTGTTCCCGAGGCGAGCGATAGGATCCTGGCGCTGATTCCCAGCGGCGTTTCTGCTCTGCTCGCGCTCGAGCTGACCGGTGAAATGAAGCCGGGCGATACGGTGCTGATCACCGCCGCCGCGGGCGGGTTCGGCAATATCGCCACGCAGCTGGCGGTGGCCGCCGGAAACCACGTGATTGCGGTTTGCGGCGACGATCGCAAGGCGGCGTGGCTCGGGCAACAGGGCGTTGCGCGGGTGATCAACTACCGCCGGGAGTCGCTCGCGGAGGTGCTGGCCAACGAATACCCTGACGCGCTTGATCTGGCCCTGGATTCGATGGCGGGCGAGACGTTCGACACGATTTTGGAGCAGCTGGCGCCGCACGGTCGGCTGGTCGTCTACGGTCAGAGCAGCGACCGGCTACCACCGGCCAAGGTTTTCCAGGAGCGAGTCTATACCCGGCTTTACTGGAAGGCTGCGTCCGTGCGCGGGTTCATGAACTACCGCTTTGCGGAACACTTCCCCGCAGCGCGGGAGCGCCTGTTCAGGGAAGTTGCGCGCGGTGCCCTGAAGCCGCTGCTCGATACCGAACCATTCATCGGACTGGCAGCGGTGGCAGACGCTGCGGATCGACAGCTGGCCGGGCAGAACCTGGGAAAAGTGTTTGTCGATCTTCGGCCGCGCGAAGCCGAAGTCGAAAAAACGAGCCTCTAGCGGAGGAAAGCGTCGGCGCCCGAGCTCTTGAGCTGCTCCCCCAGCGCCATCGCAAATTTCCCGAGCTCCGCCTGGAGCGCCAGAATGTTGTCGGCGCAGATGTTGACGTGTCCAACCTTACGACCGGCGCGGGGCTTCTTGCCGTAATCGTGCCAGCGGGCGTTGGGATAGCTCAACGCGTTGGCCGGATCCGGCATCGCGCCGATCCAGTTCATCATCGCGGTGGCGCCGATGGCGTTGGTGGAGCCCAGCGGCCAGTCCATCACGGCCCGCAGATGGTTTTCGAATTGAGAGGTAACGGCACCGTCGAGCGTCCAGTGGCCGGAATTGTGGACCCGAGGCGCCATCTCGTTCGCCATCAGCCGCCCGCCCATGTCGAACAGCTCCAGGGCCAGCACGCCGCAATAGTCCAGCGAATCGAGGATCTTGCCCGCATACCGCTGCGCTTCGTCTCTGACGTCATCAGCGACGGCCGGCGCAAAGCTCGTGATCAGGATCCCGTCTTTGTGGCGGTTTTCGGTCAACGGATAGAAGGCCGTGGAACCGCTGACGGAGCGAACGCCGATGATCGACAGCTCGCGTTTGAATTCGACGAATGCCTCAACAATCAGGTCGTTGTCCTTGAGTGACTCCCAGGCCTGGGCGAGCTCACCATCATTGTGGACCACCGCCTGCCCTTTCCCGTCGTAACCCATGCGCCGGGTCTTGATGACACACGGATAGCCAATTTCCCGGCAGCTGGCCTCGAGCTGCTCCCAGTCCGAAGCCGGTGAAAACAGCGGGCACGGAATCTGGAGATCTGAAAAGAAGGTTTTCTCCGTCAACCGATCCTGGGCCATCCTCAGCGCTTGCGAGCCCGGCCGAACCGGCTTGGACGCGGACAGAAAGTCGGTTGCTGCGGTTGGCACATTCTCAAAATCCAGGGTGACCACGTCCACCGCCTCGGCGAACTCGGTCAGCGCGTCCTGATCGTCATACTCCGCACAGATGTGCCTCCCGAGCTGGCCGGCACAAGCGTCCGGTGCCGGGTCAAAAAAGACGAACTCCTGACCCAGCCTGACGCCTTCCAGCCCCATCATGCGGCCCAGCTGACCGCCCCCCAATACCCCAATCTTCATGTCGTAACGCCTATTCCTTTGCGTCCTGCCTACCGGCTGCCCGGGACGGATCGGGTTGCTCCATCACCCGCGAGGTCTGATCTCGCCGAAACTGCTCAAGCCGCTCTTTTAGCGCTTCATCGGTCAGCGCCAGCACCGCCGCGGCCAGCAGCGCGGCATTGACCGCGCCGGCCCGTCCGATGGCCAGTGTACCCACCGGGAT of the Pseudomonadota bacterium genome contains:
- a CDS encoding aspartate aminotransferase family protein: MNVYGRLTVGFVSGHGVWLTGDDGREYLDAISGIGVCSLGHGHPELAAALADQAGKLIHTSNIPRIPLQEQLADRLAEISGLERAFFTNSGAEAMECAVKLARLYHWRRGRANTDILVAKGSFHGRTLACISATDNLKSQEGFGPIVGGFTAVEFGDLAAIEQAFKDNPNIGAVMLEPIQGEGGINVPPLGFLKGLRDLCDRYEALLVLDEVQSGVCKTGRWFAFQHEDMKPDILTCAKALGNGVPIGACLASEHVAAAFQPGNHGSTFGGNPLACRAGLTVLDIMTRDDTAGQAAASGEEFMAMLRERLGGHPAVREIRGRGLMVGVELVADCAEIKAMAMESGVLLNVTRGRVIRLLPPLVINQQELETLATVVSDCVEHWHTARAA
- a CDS encoding zinc-binding dehydrogenase codes for the protein MQNQQIFIERVGESFRDCTQIKSTQVSEPGANEVLIRHHFAGVNAIYDQMLCADRVDHLEVKPPMAAGVEAIGTVVAAGGDVSKVQVGDAVASIGGGYCLYKCCDQSQVIAVPEASDRILALIPSGVSALLALELTGEMKPGDTVLITAAAGGFGNIATQLAVAAGNHVIAVCGDDRKAAWLGQQGVARVINYRRESLAEVLANEYPDALDLALDSMAGETFDTILEQLAPHGRLVVYGQSSDRLPPAKVFQERVYTRLYWKAASVRGFMNYRFAEHFPAARERLFREVARGALKPLLDTEPFIGLAAVADAADRQLAGQNLGKVFVDLRPREAEVEKTSL
- a CDS encoding 5-(carboxyamino)imidazole ribonucleotide synthase; this encodes MKIGVLGGGQLGRMMGLEGVRLGQEFVFFDPAPDACAGQLGRHICAEYDDQDALTEFAEAVDVVTLDFENVPTAATDFLSASKPVRPGSQALRMAQDRLTEKTFFSDLQIPCPLFSPASDWEQLEASCREIGYPCVIKTRRMGYDGKGQAVVHNDGELAQAWESLKDNDLIVEAFVEFKRELSIIGVRSVSGSTAFYPLTENRHKDGILITSFAPAVADDVRDEAQRYAGKILDSLDYCGVLALELFDMGGRLMANEMAPRVHNSGHWTLDGAVTSQFENHLRAVMDWPLGSTNAIGATAMMNWIGAMPDPANALSYPNARWHDYGKKPRAGRKVGHVNICADNILALQAELGKFAMALGEQLKSSGADAFLR